Proteins co-encoded in one Bremerella sp. TYQ1 genomic window:
- a CDS encoding DUF1559 domain-containing protein, giving the protein MSVTPLKKTGFTLVELLVVIAIIGVLIALLLPAVQQAREAARRMQCSNNLKQVGLALHNYHDTYLALPPMVIRPIGDADDNGGGADEVEGWGWAAFLLPYIEQSALHETAGIGTGNHLENELNNAMLVVVDGYRCPSDTGKSVGDAAQRFLKGGGMNYAVYNHSRTARLDGGDGAFYRNSGRRFRDVTDGLSNTLAVGESCSKLNGQTMSLKSWAGCQQSLGGNCVDEIAISGRWPINDSTGTVDQKGEALSSLHPGGAMTLKFDGSVSFLSENIQFIRSTPATANNDSACDSLYEYMIAIDDGNPISIP; this is encoded by the coding sequence ATGTCGGTTACACCTCTAAAAAAGACGGGGTTTACGCTCGTCGAACTGCTTGTCGTGATTGCCATTATCGGCGTTCTGATTGCCCTCCTATTGCCAGCCGTGCAACAGGCCCGCGAAGCCGCACGTCGGATGCAATGCAGTAACAATTTGAAGCAAGTCGGCTTGGCTTTGCACAATTATCACGATACCTACCTCGCTTTGCCCCCCATGGTCATTCGACCGATCGGCGATGCCGACGATAACGGTGGCGGTGCCGACGAAGTCGAAGGTTGGGGCTGGGCCGCGTTCCTGCTTCCTTACATCGAACAGAGCGCGCTGCACGAAACGGCTGGCATCGGTACTGGGAACCACCTCGAAAACGAATTGAACAATGCCATGCTGGTAGTCGTCGACGGCTATCGTTGCCCTTCCGATACCGGCAAGTCGGTTGGCGATGCGGCTCAGCGGTTCCTGAAAGGGGGCGGCATGAACTACGCCGTTTACAACCATTCGCGTACGGCTCGACTTGATGGAGGCGATGGTGCTTTCTATCGCAACAGCGGCCGTAGGTTTCGCGACGTGACGGACGGATTGAGCAACACGCTTGCTGTGGGAGAAAGCTGTTCCAAGCTCAACGGGCAAACGATGAGCCTCAAGTCGTGGGCCGGCTGTCAGCAAAGCTTGGGTGGTAACTGTGTTGACGAAATCGCGATCTCAGGACGTTGGCCAATCAACGACAGCACGGGGACGGTCGATCAAAAAGGGGAAGCGTTAAGCAGTCTTCACCCAGGCGGCGCAATGACGCTGAAGTTTGACGGAAGTGTGAGCTTCTTATCGGAAAACATTCAGTTCATCCGCTCGACCCCGGCAACGGCCAACAATGATAGCGCTTGCGACAGTCTGTATGAATACATGATCGCCATCGACGATGGAAACCCGATCAGCATTCCGTAA
- a CDS encoding carboxypeptidase-like regulatory domain-containing protein, which yields MVRAVTLLLTLIIVVSTLGCFESGAKDLPPLGSVTGKVTLDGAPLSGATVTFQSVEMGRMASGKTDPSGNYTLYLLNDTKGAILGENKVFITTFEPADDSVKGSGKPETLAARYHEKTELSANVAEGSNQFDFDLSTKK from the coding sequence ATGGTTCGCGCGGTTACCCTTCTGTTGACACTGATCATTGTCGTTTCGACGCTTGGCTGCTTCGAGTCTGGCGCGAAAGATTTGCCCCCTTTGGGTTCCGTCACGGGTAAAGTTACCCTCGATGGTGCTCCTTTGTCCGGGGCTACGGTAACGTTCCAATCGGTGGAGATGGGACGCATGGCTTCCGGCAAAACTGATCCGTCTGGCAATTACACGCTTTACTTGTTGAACGACACCAAGGGAGCCATCTTGGGCGAAAACAAGGTTTTTATCACCACGTTTGAGCCCGCCGACGATTCGGTGAAAGGAAGTGGCAAACCAGAGACATTGGCAGCACGTTACCACGAAAAGACCGAGCTTTCGGCCAACGTTGCCGAAGGCTCGAACCAGTTTGACTTCGACCTTAGCACGAAGAAGTAA
- a CDS encoding hemolysin family protein, with protein sequence MRKWVSPPAVPHRSDYLPSHPIRAAMGTFELLIIVLMIAFNSVFAAYEIALASIGLGRLHALVDAKRVGSGAALRMKQKMEASLAVVQLGITLVAAVAAATGGAGAAEKVEPMLIESGFSETVAALLAIVLVVAPLTMVTILFGELVPKVFALKNKEWICLKLSPPMEWFSYVVWPAVWFFEKSVTGIVSLFGGSNGDKDNVSEAAIRELRGAASLARISKLIGKREEGIIVSASRLSATPLTEIMLPSEYMGTLPADETIENALKLAYRTMHTRYPITQRNGDPQSINGYVNLKDIVAEETNGNTTAKVSTLIRPIISFGAKSSVSECLERLMRERQHIAVVRDDNRIIGMVTLEDIVEEIIGEIHDEFDKLPSFLRRSGEGWVAGGFASLSHVRDATGIVLPPPSEKPVLNVNDWILQHFEDPPRVGQTVEADGVRVTVWKTKDALVREAYLAAIPTQEPSEAESDAAE encoded by the coding sequence ATGCGAAAGTGGGTGAGTCCTCCGGCTGTGCCGCATCGGTCGGACTATCTTCCCTCTCACCCAATTCGCGCCGCCATGGGAACGTTCGAACTGCTGATCATCGTCTTGATGATTGCCTTCAACAGTGTCTTTGCCGCCTACGAGATCGCTTTGGCCTCGATTGGTTTGGGCCGCTTGCATGCGCTGGTCGATGCCAAACGGGTCGGGTCCGGGGCGGCGCTGCGGATGAAACAGAAGATGGAGGCCAGCCTCGCGGTGGTGCAGCTAGGCATCACATTGGTTGCCGCCGTGGCCGCAGCGACGGGAGGTGCCGGAGCCGCCGAGAAAGTCGAGCCGATGCTGATCGAGTCAGGCTTCTCCGAAACGGTCGCCGCGCTTTTGGCCATTGTCTTAGTCGTCGCGCCGCTGACGATGGTGACCATCTTGTTCGGCGAACTCGTTCCCAAGGTGTTCGCGCTGAAGAACAAGGAATGGATTTGCCTGAAACTATCGCCACCGATGGAATGGTTTTCGTACGTCGTCTGGCCGGCGGTGTGGTTCTTTGAAAAGTCGGTGACCGGAATCGTTTCCCTTTTCGGCGGAAGCAACGGCGACAAAGACAACGTTTCGGAAGCAGCCATTCGCGAACTGCGCGGGGCCGCGTCGCTGGCACGTATCAGCAAACTGATCGGCAAGCGGGAAGAAGGCATCATCGTCAGTGCCTCGCGGCTGTCGGCGACACCCCTGACCGAGATCATGTTGCCGTCCGAATACATGGGCACGCTACCCGCCGACGAAACGATCGAGAATGCCCTGAAGCTGGCCTATCGCACGATGCACACGCGGTACCCCATCACGCAGCGAAATGGCGATCCGCAAAGCATCAACGGATACGTCAACCTAAAGGACATCGTCGCCGAAGAAACCAACGGCAACACAACCGCAAAAGTAAGCACGCTGATTCGTCCGATCATTTCGTTCGGAGCCAAGTCTTCTGTTTCGGAATGCTTGGAACGCCTGATGCGAGAGCGGCAGCATATCGCCGTCGTTCGCGACGACAACCGCATCATCGGGATGGTCACGCTGGAAGATATCGTCGAAGAAATCATCGGCGAGATCCACGACGAGTTCGACAAGTTGCCATCCTTTCTCCGCCGCTCCGGCGAAGGCTGGGTCGCCGGCGGTTTTGCCTCGCTGAGCCACGTCCGCGATGCGACCGGAATTGTGTTGCCCCCTCCCAGCGAGAAGCCGGTGCTGAACGTCAACGACTGGATTCTGCAGCACTTTGAAGACCCGCCGCGTGTCGGTCAAACGGTCGAAGCGGATGGCGTGCGCGTCACCGTTTGGAAGACGAAAGACGCGCTGGTTCGCGAAGCCTACCTGGCCGCGATCCCCACGCAAGAACCAAGCGAAGCAGAGAGCGACGCCGCTGAATGA
- the scpB gene encoding SMC-Scp complex subunit ScpB produces MQRLEAILFLAKQPLTSRKLAQLANLADGTEARTLVRSLNKLYDAASRAFRVEELAGGYQLVTRGKFADWVRRVVGGDDPTRLSTPAMETLAIIAYRQPVLRADVEAIRGVNCGEIIRQLMDRDLVQIKGRSEELGRPFLYATSPSFLRMFGFRSLEDLPRKDEFRRFEAETDASAASQVDDPKETSVTITLAPHSPAIDNDDVVAESAAATAWSADQPLAQAPPIEDEEDELYEDDDGYDDEIPDEDADEDDDDDDDYDEDWDEDYEDDEFEDEEELDEDDEEESEWEEVEDDWDDEEDDDFDDDDEEDDDDDWGDDEEE; encoded by the coding sequence ATGCAGCGGTTGGAGGCGATTTTGTTTCTCGCCAAGCAACCGTTAACTTCTCGCAAATTGGCCCAACTTGCCAACTTGGCGGACGGAACCGAAGCCCGTACACTAGTGCGTTCCCTGAATAAGCTTTACGACGCGGCGAGCCGAGCTTTCCGTGTGGAAGAGCTTGCCGGCGGCTATCAGCTGGTGACTCGGGGAAAGTTCGCCGATTGGGTTCGGCGCGTGGTTGGGGGCGACGATCCGACACGGTTATCGACGCCAGCCATGGAAACGCTAGCAATCATCGCGTATCGGCAACCGGTCCTGCGGGCCGATGTCGAGGCGATTCGCGGCGTGAATTGCGGCGAGATCATTCGCCAATTGATGGATCGGGATCTGGTTCAGATCAAGGGAAGAAGCGAAGAGCTGGGGCGACCGTTCCTGTATGCGACATCGCCCTCCTTCCTGCGAATGTTCGGGTTTCGATCGCTGGAAGATTTGCCCCGTAAAGACGAGTTTCGACGATTCGAAGCCGAGACCGACGCGTCTGCGGCCAGTCAGGTTGACGATCCAAAGGAGACATCGGTGACGATCACACTTGCCCCACATAGCCCTGCCATCGATAACGACGACGTGGTCGCCGAAAGTGCTGCTGCAACTGCCTGGAGCGCGGACCAACCGCTGGCACAAGCTCCGCCGATCGAAGACGAAGAGGACGAACTGTACGAAGACGACGACGGCTACGACGACGAGATCCCAGACGAGGATGCCGACGAAGACGACGACGATGATGATGATTACGACGAAGACTGGGACGAGGACTACGAAGACGACGAGTTCGAAGACGAAGAAGAGCTCGACGAGGACGACGAAGAAGAGAGCGAGTGGGAAGAAGTCGAGGACGACTGGGACGACGAAGAAGACGACGACTTCGACGACGATGATGAAGAAGACGACGACGACGATTGGGGCGACGACGAAGAGGAATAA
- a CDS encoding flagellar basal body-associated FliL family protein, with amino-acid sequence MLRLTILATLCALLLCGCAAEPTDASAQGEAAQELPPQEIAIGDYAFRAYDPAGNTQTRFDFSLAGLVDPNQLSGLEKELAKKKIRIRDRVMIVSRESTIEELEDPDLVMFRRRLLKEVNRLIEDGQLDDIYVSHFRVKTR; translated from the coding sequence ATGTTACGACTTACGATTCTCGCCACATTGTGTGCATTGCTGCTCTGCGGATGCGCGGCGGAGCCAACGGACGCTTCCGCGCAAGGTGAAGCCGCACAAGAGCTTCCGCCGCAAGAAATCGCCATCGGCGACTACGCGTTCCGGGCCTACGATCCGGCTGGCAATACGCAGACGCGATTCGACTTTTCGCTGGCCGGACTCGTCGACCCTAACCAGTTGTCCGGGCTCGAGAAAGAGCTGGCCAAAAAGAAGATTCGCATCCGCGATCGCGTCATGATCGTCTCTCGCGAATCGACGATCGAAGAGCTCGAAGATCCTGATTTAGTCATGTTTCGACGGCGACTTTTGAAGGAAGTCAATCGACTGATCGAAGATGGGCAACTCGACGACATTTATGTCAGTCATTTCAGGGTTAAAACGCGCTGA
- a CDS encoding head decoration protein has translation MSSLGSGSPPGFQASTSASLTPLIWSGEGQRTRMITIDAASEDADHSPSTLLRAGLVMARNDATGKYHPYNATANDGTQNAIGILAETIDMLASGAATDRVARMLIGGAVRQRYVPNLDVRSRDALGGSFHWDEVPFAPNDRSAASSKFKRFTGSLTLAKEDHGGTFVATGTGAVTLPAAEPGLMFRLVQTADAVLSITSATPMLSKGSISANMIEFSTAGQQLGTNVMVECIIRDGGSMVWLVSNLGGTNYSTA, from the coding sequence ATGAGTTCCCTTGGATCTGGTAGCCCGCCTGGGTTTCAGGCTTCGACTTCTGCTTCGCTGACGCCGTTGATTTGGAGCGGCGAAGGTCAACGAACTCGCATGATCACCATCGACGCGGCCAGCGAAGATGCCGACCACTCACCCAGCACTTTGCTAAGGGCCGGGTTAGTGATGGCGCGGAACGATGCGACCGGCAAGTACCATCCTTACAACGCCACTGCCAACGACGGAACGCAGAACGCGATCGGTATCTTGGCCGAAACGATCGACATGCTCGCGTCCGGAGCCGCCACCGATCGTGTCGCACGAATGCTGATCGGTGGAGCCGTACGGCAACGCTACGTGCCGAATCTCGACGTCCGCAGTCGCGACGCGTTGGGTGGTTCGTTTCATTGGGATGAAGTTCCCTTCGCACCGAACGATCGTTCGGCGGCCAGCAGCAAATTCAAACGATTCACCGGCAGCCTGACACTCGCCAAAGAAGACCACGGCGGTACGTTTGTCGCCACTGGCACCGGTGCGGTGACGTTGCCGGCGGCCGAGCCGGGTTTGATGTTTCGCTTGGTGCAAACGGCCGACGCGGTGCTTTCAATCACCAGCGCGACGCCCATGCTGAGCAAAGGTTCGATCAGTGCCAACATGATCGAATTCTCGACGGCCGGTCAGCAGCTCGGCACCAACGTGATGGTCGAATGCATCATCCGTGACGGCGGATCGATGGTCTGGCTGGTCAGCAACTTGGGCGGCACGAACTACTCGACAGCCTAA
- a CDS encoding major capsid protein has translation METTIQDLLAPSTVVAAISQLDLPGSSLQKLFGWGLSGTNKQKHRGREFAYDIFNHTRKVATARGPGQASARTSPQSIGKITGAFPRAAETISLLDEDLLNRRALGESGNTLDAMGQSYVTRQEAYLAQRFVNLVELQTAAMLRGKYGYTALGDDLIHGFGNGDVTVDFQIPDSHRGQLDMLGEGNLLDADWADPQTDIPGHLQDINAALVQRCGMGLSHVVLTGIGWQHVVNNEVVQDMGGSTNQVYASLERASAGEFRATLRALPWVTFHVVDYGLEVFDGSEEVFTKLVEDDHAAFLPEISPRWTHYLEGSEIVTDGPGGNRAEQYGFYATSYATHDPSGWNLMAVMNGIPALTIPEAVAYGQISGGMYA, from the coding sequence ATGGAAACGACGATTCAAGATTTGCTGGCTCCTTCGACGGTCGTCGCAGCGATTTCGCAATTGGATCTGCCGGGCAGCTCGCTGCAGAAATTGTTCGGCTGGGGACTTTCCGGCACGAACAAACAGAAGCATCGCGGTCGCGAATTCGCCTACGATATTTTCAATCACACACGGAAAGTTGCCACCGCTCGCGGACCTGGTCAGGCCTCGGCCCGCACATCGCCGCAATCGATCGGCAAGATCACCGGCGCGTTTCCACGTGCGGCGGAAACGATCTCGCTGCTGGATGAAGACCTGCTCAACCGTCGTGCGTTGGGCGAAAGTGGCAATACGCTCGACGCGATGGGGCAAAGCTACGTCACGCGTCAGGAAGCCTATTTGGCCCAGCGGTTTGTGAACCTGGTCGAACTGCAAACGGCGGCCATGTTGCGGGGCAAGTATGGCTATACGGCGCTGGGTGATGATCTGATTCATGGTTTTGGCAACGGTGATGTTACCGTTGATTTCCAAATTCCTGATTCGCATCGCGGCCAGCTCGACATGCTGGGTGAAGGCAATCTGCTGGATGCCGATTGGGCCGATCCGCAGACCGACATTCCTGGCCATCTGCAAGACATCAACGCGGCGCTGGTGCAGCGATGCGGCATGGGGCTTTCGCATGTCGTGCTGACCGGCATCGGTTGGCAGCATGTCGTCAACAACGAAGTGGTGCAAGACATGGGAGGCTCGACCAACCAGGTCTACGCTTCGCTCGAGCGGGCCTCGGCAGGCGAGTTCCGTGCGACGCTGCGAGCTTTGCCATGGGTCACTTTCCATGTGGTCGACTACGGCCTGGAAGTGTTCGACGGCAGCGAGGAAGTCTTCACCAAGCTGGTGGAAGACGACCACGCGGCGTTCCTGCCAGAGATCTCGCCTCGCTGGACACATTATCTGGAAGGAAGCGAAATCGTTACCGATGGTCCCGGCGGCAATCGCGCCGAGCAGTACGGATTCTACGCGACCAGCTACGCCACGCACGACCCAAGCGGATGGAACCTGATGGCGGTGATGAACGGCATTCCCGCTTTGACGATTCCAGAAGCCGTGGCCTACGGGCAGATCAGCGGCGGAATGTACGCGTAA
- a CDS encoding phage protein Gp36 family protein: MSIQTYCDRADLEAIWSAPAVLRAVDDTGSGSLGPAEEAIVLHAIERAANKLNASLEMQYTLSDLAHNGWCRDGNAMIAVYLLATRRGNPAPDQIQEQYEDLMNDLSEIRHGRLKVPQAGQRDPAIPEVTSFDTDLTSKPPKIVRR; encoded by the coding sequence ATGTCTATCCAAACTTATTGCGACCGTGCGGACCTCGAGGCAATTTGGTCGGCTCCTGCCGTTCTTCGGGCGGTGGACGATACGGGGAGCGGGTCGCTGGGCCCGGCGGAAGAAGCGATCGTGCTACATGCCATCGAGCGAGCCGCGAACAAGCTGAACGCTTCGCTCGAGATGCAGTACACGCTGAGCGACCTGGCCCACAACGGTTGGTGCCGCGACGGCAACGCGATGATCGCGGTGTATCTGTTGGCGACGCGCCGCGGCAATCCGGCGCCTGATCAGATTCAGGAACAGTACGAGGACTTAATGAATGACTTGAGCGAGATTCGCCATGGTCGTCTGAAAGTTCCGCAAGCGGGCCAACGCGACCCAGCCATACCCGAAGTCACCAGCTTCGACACCGACCTGACCAGTAAGCCCCCCAAGATCGTCCGCCGTTGA